The Setaria italica strain Yugu1 chromosome IX, Setaria_italica_v2.0, whole genome shotgun sequence genome has a window encoding:
- the LOC101769337 gene encoding pentatricopeptide repeat-containing protein At3g24000, mitochondrial, which translates to MPHRTSSSWYTAVSGCVRCGLDGAAFGLLRDMREHDIPLSGFALASLVKACERRGWEEGVACGAAIHALTHRAGLMGNVYIGTALLHLYGSRGLVAEAQRLFWEMPERNVVSWTALMVTLSSNGYLDDALAAYRRMRREGVPCNANAFATVVSLCGSLEDEAPGLQVAAHVVLSGFQTHVSVANSLITMFGNLGRVQDAERLFDGMEERDRISWNAMISMYSHEGVCSKCLMLLSDMRLHGGVRPDVTTLCSLLSVCASSDHVAQGSGIHSLCLRSGLHSSVLVVNALVNMYSAAGKLDEAESLFWNMSRRDIISWNTMISSYVQNDSRIEALETLSQLLQIDEGPPNHMTFSSALGACSTPEALMDGRTVHAMILQRNLHDNLLVSNSLLTMYCKCNSLVDAERVFQSMPIRDVVSCNVLIGGYAALEDATKGMRVFSWMRGAGIKPNYITMINLQGSFKSSDDLHSYGMALHAYIAQTGLLSDEYITNSLITMYATCGDLESSTDIFCRIKNKSAISWNAIVAANVRHGRGEEALKLFMDLRHAGNKLDRFCVAECLSSSACLASLEEGMQLHGLSVKCGLDSDSHVVNAAMDMYGKCGKMDDMLKMLPDPASRPTQCWNTLISGYAKYGYFKEAEDTFEQMVSMGQKPDYVTFVALLSACSHAGLVDKGINYYNSMASTFGVSPGIKHCVCIVDLLGRLGRFADAEKFIDEMPVLPNDLIWRSLLSSSRTYKNLDIGRKAAKNLLELDPFDDSAYVLLSNLYATNARWVDVDNLRSHMKTIKLNKRPACSWLKLKNEVSTFGIGDRSHMHADKIYAKLDEILLKLREVGYVADTSYALHDTDEEQKEQNLWNHSEKLALAYGLIAVPEGSTIRIFKNLRVCADCHLVFKLVSMVYQREIVLRDPYRFHKFKDGSCSCSDFW; encoded by the coding sequence ATGCCGCACCGGACGTCTTCCTCCTGGTACACCGCCGTCTCCGGATGCGTGCGCTGCGGCCTCGACGGCGCTGCGTTCGGCCTGCTGAGGGACATGCGGGAGCATGATATCCCGCTCAGCGGCTTTGCGCTTGCCAGTCTAGTCAAGGCCTGCGAGCGCCGGGGCTGGGAGGAAGGCGTGGCGTGCGGCGCCGCCATCCACGCGCTCACTCACAGGGCCGGACTCATGGGGAACGTCTACATTGGGACCGCGCTCCTGCACCTCTATGGCTCCCGTGGGCTGGTAGCGGAGGCCCAACGACTGTTCTGGGAAATGCCTGAGCGGAACGTCGTGTCGTGGACGGCACTGATGGTGACCTTGTCGTCGAATGGGTACTTGGACGATGCATTGGCAGCTTATCGCCGGATGAGGAGGGAAGGTGTTCCGTGCAATGCGAATGCCTTTGCCACGGTGGTCAGCTTGTGTGGGTCACTGGAGGATGAGGCGCCTGGGCTTCAGGTCGCTGCCCATGTCGTGCTCTCTGGCTTTCAGACACATGTTTCAGTGGCAAATTCTCTGATCACCATGTTTGGGAACCTTGGGAGGGTGCAGGACGCTGAGAGGCTCTTTGATGGAATGGAGGAGCGGGACCGTATATCTTGGAATGCGATGATATCCATGTACTCACACGAAGGAGTCTGCAGCAAATGTCTTATGCTGCTTTCAGATATGCGTCTTCATGGTGGAGTGAGGCCCGATGTGACAACTCTGTGCAGCTTGTTATCTGTCTGTGCCTCATCAGATCATGTTGCCCAGGGAAGTGGGATTCATTCCCTGTGTCTCAGGAGTGGTCTGCATTCTTCTGTTCTGGTTGTTAATGCTCTGGTTAATATGTATTCTGCTGCTGGGAAACTGGATGAGGCTGAGTCTCTGTTCTGGAACATGAGCAGACGGGATATAATATCCTGGAACACTATGATTTCATCTTACGTGCAGAATGATAGCCGTATTGAAGCATTGGAGACATTGAGTCAGTTACTTCAGATTGATGAAGGTCCACCAAACCACATGACATTTTCCAGTGCTCTAGGAGCATGTTCAACTCCAGAAGCCTTGATGGATGGCAGAACagttcatgccatgatattgcAGCGAAATCTTCACGACAACCTATTGGTTAGTAATTCTCTCCTCACAATGTATTGTAAATGCAATTCACTGGTAGATGCAGAGAGAGTATTTCAATCAATGCCCATTCGTGATGTTGTAAGCTGCAATGTGCTTATTGGGGGATATGCAGCGCTTGAAGATGCTACCAAGGGAATGCGTGTGTTTTCTTGGATGAGAGGTGCCGGAATAAAGCCAAATTATATCACAATGATAAATCTCCAGGGGTCTTTCAAATCATCAGATGATTTGCACAGTTATGGAATGGCATTACATGCATACATAGCACAGACTGGATTATTATCAGATGAGTATATTACAAACTCATTGATAACAATGTATGCAACCTGTGGAGATTTGGAATCTAGTACTGATATATTCTGCAGAATCAAGAATAAAAGTGCCATTTCCTGGAATGCTATTGTAGCTGCCAATGTACGGCATGGCCGTGGAGAGGAAGCTCTAAAGCTCTTCATGGATTTGCGGCATGCTGGAAACAAACTTGATCGTTTTTGTGTAGCTGAATGTTTGTCATCCAGTGCATGCTTGGCATCATTAGAAGAAGGCATGCAGCTACACGGTCTTAGTGTGAAATGTGGGTTGGATTCTGATAGTCATGTTGTTAATGCTGCAATGGACATGTATGGGAAATGTGGAAAGATGGATGATATGTTGAAAATGCTGCCTGATCCTGCTAGTCGGCCTACGCAATGCTGGAATACATTGATATCAGGCTATGCAAAATATGGCTATTTTAAGGAAGCTGAGGATACGTTCGAGCAAATGGTCTCAATGGGGCAAAAGCCAGACTATGTGACATTTGTTGCTCTTCTCTCTGCTTGCAGTCATGCTGGTCTGGTAGACAAGGGCATCAATTACTATAACTCTATGGCATCTACATTTGGTGTTTCTCCTGGAATAAAACATTGTGTTTGCATAGTGGATCTCCTTGGTCGTTTAGGGCGATTTGCAGATGCAGAGAAATTTATTGATGAAATGCCAGTCTTGCCAAATGATCTAATATGGAGGAGTTTGCTGTCCTCTAGTAGAACTTACAAAAATCTGGATATTGGGAGGAAAGCCGCCAAAAATCTCCTGGAATTGGACCCATTTGATGATTCTGCTTATGTTCTTTTGTCAAACTTATATGCTACAAACGCAAGATGGGTAGATGTTGACAATTTAAGAAGCCACATGAAGACCATCAAATTGAACAAAAGACCTGCCTGCAGCTGGCTTAAGTTGAAGAATGAGGTGAGCACCTTTGGCATAGGTGACCGGAGTCATATGCACGCAGACAAGATATATGCAAAGTTGGATGAAATCTTGCTAAAGCTCAGGGAAGTAGGCTATGTTGCTGATACTTCATATGCACTACATGATACGGATGAAGAGCAAAAAGAGCAGAACCTGTGGAACCACAGTGAGAAGCTTGCATTGGCATATGGGCTTATTGCTGTGCCAGAAGGATCTACAATAAGGATATTCAAGAACCTCAGGGTCTGTGCAGACTGCCATCTGGTGTTTAAGCTGGTTAGCATGGTTTACCAAAGGGAAATTGTTCTGAGAGATCCTTACAGGTTCCACAAATTCAAAGACGGATCATGCTCTTGTTCAGATTTTTGGTGA